The nucleotide window AAATCATTACACCAATAATCTCTGAATTTTGTTCATAAAGCTTGAATTACTCTAggacacatccaaatcctaatgtTTCATACCTTTCTACAAAACCCACATATCACCTCTAATGGTGATCATGAATTTTGCAATAATTAAACAAAATTTCAGCAAGGAATCTACTAGAGTTCATCCTTATACACTATTTCAATTAAAACAAACATCATGCATGACCAGATTTGAATCCTATGATTTTATCCAAAATCTAAGGTAGAACCAAGTcatgaaattttacataccttacgatcccttagTCAAGGTGATCACAAATCTATATTCAGATTTCAATTTGGACTCGATTTGCACCTTCAATTGATGAATTTTGGTGAATTTTAGGGTTTGAGGGAAATCCCCTCTTGTTTCCTGGTTCTGGTCGatcaaacacacacttaggtgtgtgtttggtgtgttatTTCACTAGTAATAAATTAAGTTCCAGAATTGACACATTTGGTCCCTCAATTTAACATGGGTTATAAAACAAGGGTTTTTGGTCATGTTATGTTAAGAACtctactaactaggttatcttTCCTAGTCTTTTACCTTAACTTACTACtagtatttatattttttttttattaaggtATAACATTAAtatttttcggggtgttacattttttttttaatttaaaacataaaaacctaaaataaaaaacagaaaataaaaaaattacactatTTAAAACCCAGAAATTAAATCATTCTCTTTTTGAAACataaattaaaacataaaaaaattacattatttaaaacataaaaaaattacaaaGTCCCACTTTCTTTACCCCTTCTTCTTTTTGACCCCActaccttcttcttcttcttcttcctttctTCTTCCCCACCACTTGcaactttaaaaaaaacataGAAATTAAATCattctcttcttcctcttcttttgtttttttttttaaactgattATAAACAcacacaaatattatacacacatgGCAAGGTATCATTGGACAAAGAAATGAAGTTCCAGCGTTATTTAAACAACGCCAACCTGATTTTTTTCCGAAAAAAAACGCCCGGAAACGCCTACCATAATGGGGGTGCCGGCGTTTTCCGGCGGTATCAAGGGGGGAACACGCCCCAGTACAGTTGGTCTTAGAGTTAGTTGGGCAAAACGTCCATCTACACTTGTAATATTGTATAGATTCAattaaaaactataaaaaataaTTTATGACACTTCGTATAGATTCGATTAAAaactataaataaaataaattataacaCTTCACTTTCAACAATATCAAgggaaaaaagaaaaaagaaaacatATGGATTTGATTCCCAAGCATAAACAACTTTTATTATATTTCAACTTTTTTTACGTATACGTATACGGTTACATTTCTTATCTTTACTTTATCtaaatttttattaataaaatgtttttgtttaacaatttcaaatcaaaattaaatccataaattatagattagatttaaaacacattttagactttagatttacaatttaaataaaattctaatataatatttaaatcttttaatttaaaatttaaaatttattaataaattattaatacCCTCGTTAAATGACATGTGTTTCAAATCAGattttatatagtatagattagttAAATCGTAATGGGTAAAGTAACGCTTTATATATAGCCCATGTTACTTATGGTGGAACGCCCAGTCTAAGCCTGTGATCAGGGTCCTTTAGATCTCTTTAACATTctgttttatataaataataaaaatcttTTACAAAGAGTATATCATCAATAAGCACTCTTGTTTTATTTGTCATTTCACATTATCTTTCTCATGGCTGCAACATTTCATGTTCTTCTTTATCACCATATTACCTTTTTCTTGTTCTTCTTCTACTTTCCCATCCATGGCCTAACTCCCGGTTCATCTCTATCAGTCGAAAACACCGATGACATTTTACTCTCCCCAAACCGCCTTTTCACTGCAGGTTTTCACAAAGTCGGAGACAACGCTTACTGTTTCGCCATCTGGTTTTCTGACCATCCGTCCACCGTGGTCTGGATGGCGAACCGAGACGAACCGGTAAACGGAAAACACTCAAAGTTCTCACTACAAAAAGATGGTAATCTTGTTCTAACAGATGCCGGTAGATACATCATATGGTCAACTCAAATAAAATTGAATTCATCTTCCATAAAATTACAACTTTATAACACCGGTAACCTTATTCTCCACGAACAAGAAAACCCTGTTTGGCAAAGCTTTGATTATCCAACAGATACCCTTCTTCCAAACCAACTGTTAACCAAGAACACACAACTTGTTTCTTCAAGAAGTTCTACAAACTATTCTTCTGGTTTCTATAGGCTGTTTTTCGATACTGATAGCGTTCTTCGCCTTTGTTATGATAGTCACAAAACGACTACCGTTTTCTGGCCTGATCCCGGTTTGCTTTCTTGGCAAGTTGGGAGGTACCAGTATTTATATAGCGAAAGAGCCAGTCTTGATTCGGAGGGTCGGTTTAACTCTACGGATGGGTTGGGGTTCTTGTCTGCGGATTTCGGATATGGGCCGCAACGAATGATGAAGATTGATATGGATGGTAATCTAAGAGTGTATAGTCTGGTTGAGAATGGAGCAACAAGGGAATGGGTGGTTCAATGGCAAGCTATTTCTCATTCTTGCAGGATTCATGGTGTTTGTGGACAAAATAGTCTGTGTACTTACTCTCAAGATTCAGGTATAGGACTAGAATTTGTTAGATTTATtagattattatatataatacgAGCTTTTTTTTTCCAGGGGTAAACATGTGACCTTAGTCACTAGAATTTGTTGGATGTTTATATATAAATTTgggtgtttttttttataaaaaatgagtTGAATATCTAGTTATAACTAGTAGAGAAAAAAATTGTGACTGCAGGAAGGACATGCACCTGTTTACATGGTTACAAGATGGTGAATTCCAAAGATTGGAGTTACGGATGTGAACCCGATTTTCAAATTTGCAGACCTGAAGACGAAGATTTTGTCGAGCTTCGATATGTCGAATTCTACGGCTACGATATCCGGTACTGTTAATTTAGTTTATTAGCTATTATAGGTATTATTAGTTGCTTTTTTTTATTATATCTATTATTGAAGTTTGTCATTATAATCAAGGTCTTAAATACGTATGAACCGGCTGGTAATGCCGGATATTGAACATGGCCAGGTACGATAAATGGCGGTAAAATCAAAATACCGTATTCCTTATGTATCGGCGGTAAATTCGGTTTTACCGGTTCAAACTGTTGAGCCCGTTtgtattatcttataattttatttttaaattgtaATAGAATACGATATTAATTAAGGTCGTATTGACATTAAATATATCCAATAACTAACATAGTACCTTCCTTTCCAATATTCCATCACTATTGGAAGTGTCGTCCAATATTATATTGTTTATAAGTAATGAAAATGTTTAGGGTGGGCGGAGTGGGTTCGGTGAGTGGAGCGGTGAGGGGCGTTTGCCGCGTGGAGAACCATTGCCACCCCTTCGGTGAGTGATGAGGGCTAAAATCGGTGGGTATTCACCGAGGGTGAAGAGGAGAGATGTGGGTGAGGGAGAGTGATAATGGTGGGTCCCAACCTCTTTCAACCAATCGTAAATTTATCTTCTTTAAAAAAATTGTTTACCACTCTCCATATGTTTGATCATTGCTAATGATTGAGTGGAAAATGAGGAGTGGAGTGAGGTTTGACGTAGAATGACATTATTGGCTAGAAAATTGTTTAAACACTCACCAAGGGGTGACCACTCCCTCCACCCTTAATATTTAAAAGAAAATagttgtttttttaaataaagtcaTGACCGGTTATATAAATCCTAAATGAGATTGGATTATTTTTTTTAGATTAATTTGTATTTTATATAATTATACGGGTTAACTAGTAACCCGGTTGAACAATCCGATACAACCCAATTCAATCGGTTAACCATTTTAGATCCCAACCCCATATAATTTCAATGTGCAATCGGGTATCAAAACCATAAAGAGTCAAATTGTAGTTTTGATTATAAAACCATGTATAGTGGGTAATATGCTTAGGCGTGAAGTGGCAAAGATCACGCCCCATAATGCCTCGTACACCTCGTCCTTGGGCgtgatcttcagaaaaatggtgtTGGCGTGATTGTGAAAACGCTAATGAAGAAATTAAGGGACGTGATCTTGAAGAGAGTGCCTTAATGCCACGTATCACATAACTCCCACAGAAGGGGCATTACCATAATACGCACTACATATGGTCTAATATTTATCTAATACGTGTATAAATACTATTTTATATTTGGTATAAAAAAATACTTGTATAAATACtattcatttttcatttcttttgaatttttttcAGGTACCACGAAAACTACACCCTTGAGGCTTGCAAAATCGATTGCTTAAACGATTGTGCTTGCAAAGGTTTCCAATTTGGATACGTTGTTGATGATGTTCGAACCTATTATTGCTACATTAAGACTTTTCTGTATAACGGATACCAAATGGGATTCTACAATTCGATGTATATCAAACTACCAAAAACATTTGTTTCATCTTTTAAGCAAAAACCCATGAACAAATCCAACTTTCATTGCTCAGGAACAACAGTCACACCCATTATA belongs to Helianthus annuus cultivar XRQ/B chromosome 5, HanXRQr2.0-SUNRISE, whole genome shotgun sequence and includes:
- the LOC110941341 gene encoding putative receptor protein kinase ZmPK1 encodes the protein MAATFHVLLYHHITFFLFFFYFPIHGLTPGSSLSVENTDDILLSPNRLFTAGFHKVGDNAYCFAIWFSDHPSTVVWMANRDEPVNGKHSKFSLQKDGNLVLTDAGRYIIWSTQIKLNSSSIKLQLYNTGNLILHEQENPVWQSFDYPTDTLLPNQLLTKNTQLVSSRSSTNYSSGFYRLFFDTDSVLRLCYDSHKTTTVFWPDPGLLSWQVGRYQYLYSERASLDSEGRFNSTDGLGFLSADFGYGPQRMMKIDMDGNLRVYSLVENGATREWVVQWQAISHSCRIHGVCGQNSLCTYSQDSGRTCTCLHGYKMVNSKDWSYGCEPDFQICRPEDEDFVELRYVEFYGYDIRYHENYTLEACKIDCLNDCACKGFQFGYVVDDVRTYYCYIKTFLYNGYQMGFYNSMYIKLPKTFVSSFKQKPMNKSNFHCSGTTVTPIIRSYENKLDNKILRLLLIIGCVIAFIEIICIIFFWIKTRKSPVSADQSYSPAVTPFRKFTYRELKKASCNFSDEIGRGGASVVYKGILADNRVAAIKKLKSMANKQNEIEFQAEISTIGRLNHMNLIETWGYCAEGPHRLIVYEYMENGSLAEKLRDGKLDWDIIFEIVKGTAKGLAYLHEECLEWVLHCDVKPHNILLDGNYNPKVGDFGLSKLLDRGDIKKSRFSTIRGTRGYMAPEWVFKLPITSKVDVYSYGVVVLEMITGRGPGGKKQRADHEDGDLELGVVEWVRDRVRDGDGSGWVEDVVDGLIRGEFDQEMMENLVRIALQCAEDDMEVRPTMSWVVNRLLHPENDG